One window of the Thermasporomyces composti genome contains the following:
- a CDS encoding allantoate amidohydrolase has translation MTNDGVGSSAAGAVAPTFHEMWEELAALGRDPRTGGYHRLSWTPAERACVVWFQEQAARRGLVLDGDGNGNLVAWWWPDSASPERGRLDGGVVTGSHLDSVRGGGAYDGPLGVVSALAAIDVLRASGVRPRRPLGVAVFVEEEGARFGVPCLGSRLMTGALTPDEAARLRDATGTSLVDAMRQAGHHAELGPSLALLRDPVAFVELHVEQGRQLADLGAPVGVATSIWPHGRWRFEFTGEANHAGTTAMEDRHDPMVTYAMTALAANKRARLLEGRARATFGRVEVEPNAVNAVPSRVRAWLDARAADERILETLVGDIRRQAGERATRDGTRLVVERESWTPAVEFDPTLRDRLRLVARVAVAGTGFEAGEVPLLATQAGHDAGILASAGVPTAMLFVRNPTGVSHAPAEYVDPVDRVAGVGALAAVLADLLRH, from the coding sequence GTGACGAACGACGGAGTGGGATCCTCAGCCGCCGGCGCGGTCGCGCCGACGTTCCACGAGATGTGGGAGGAGCTCGCCGCGCTCGGCCGAGACCCGCGCACGGGCGGCTACCACCGCCTGAGCTGGACGCCCGCCGAGCGGGCGTGTGTCGTCTGGTTCCAGGAGCAGGCCGCCCGGCGCGGTCTCGTGCTGGACGGCGACGGGAACGGCAACCTCGTCGCGTGGTGGTGGCCGGACTCGGCGTCACCGGAGCGCGGGCGACTGGACGGTGGTGTGGTGACCGGAAGTCACCTGGACTCCGTCCGGGGTGGGGGCGCCTACGACGGCCCCCTGGGGGTGGTCTCAGCGCTCGCGGCCATCGACGTGCTCAGGGCCAGCGGCGTCCGCCCGCGTCGGCCGCTCGGCGTCGCGGTCTTCGTGGAGGAGGAGGGTGCCCGCTTCGGTGTGCCGTGCCTCGGCTCTCGGTTGATGACCGGAGCGCTGACGCCCGACGAGGCGGCGCGACTGCGGGACGCCACCGGCACCTCCCTCGTCGACGCGATGCGACAAGCGGGTCACCACGCCGAGCTGGGTCCGTCGCTCGCGCTGTTGCGCGATCCGGTGGCGTTCGTCGAGCTGCACGTGGAGCAGGGCCGCCAGCTCGCCGACCTTGGCGCCCCCGTCGGTGTCGCCACCTCGATCTGGCCGCATGGTCGCTGGCGGTTCGAGTTCACCGGTGAGGCCAACCACGCCGGCACGACGGCGATGGAGGACCGCCACGACCCGATGGTGACCTACGCCATGACGGCACTCGCGGCGAACAAGCGGGCTCGACTGCTGGAGGGACGTGCCCGGGCGACCTTCGGCCGGGTCGAGGTCGAGCCGAACGCGGTGAACGCCGTGCCGTCCCGCGTCCGGGCGTGGCTGGATGCTCGGGCTGCGGACGAACGCATCCTCGAGACCCTGGTCGGCGACATCCGGCGGCAGGCTGGGGAGCGGGCGACCCGAGACGGGACGCGGCTCGTCGTGGAGCGGGAGTCCTGGACGCCAGCCGTCGAGTTCGACCCGACCCTGCGTGACCGGCTGCGGCTGGTGGCTCGAGTGGCCGTGGCTGGGACAGGGTTCGAGGCAGGTGAGGTCCCGCTGCTCGCCACCCAGGCGGGGCACGACGCGGGCATCCTGGCGAGCGCCGGAGTCCCCACCGCCATGCTCTTCGTCCGCAACCCCACCGGGGTGTCGCACGCTCCCGCCGAGTACGTCGACCCCGTGGATCGGGTCGCCGGGGTGGGGGCACTCGCGGCGGTCCTGGCGGATCTCCTCAGGCACTGA
- a CDS encoding M4 family metallopeptidase: MATPANAGSLTSPAFGKKPDAVVQQRGNDGTVRVIEAKGGTIARPKGVSAKAKPEQAAKAHLDRFASAFGVSSKELKHKSTVELDNGTAVRFERTHQGIEVIAGEVVVSLDKSNNLEFIVGEVGATPSKPFPKGVLNESKAQAVAKQVVAKREKLSSASGLKAKLEGKAWYDPQVLGVPGQEGVRPVYKLKVTDPSNIELQYQVLVNASTLKVELAYNTVQHAINRVVCDAEGQVVSDYTCGVGLPVTRAEGDGPSSVEDVNNVYDFFYDTSVRFASYVNVDVTQLIGADYGDGRGQALRGTVRICAENQCPFQNAFWDGQQMVFGEGLAADDVTAHELGHGVTQATANLAYLFQSGAINEGLSDFWGEIVDQNNGSDDDTDENRWKIGEGTSIGVIRDMADPTSLGQPDRMTSDLWDDDPALWDNGGVHTNSGVFNKAAYLMVDGGSFNGYDIRGLGPAKSAKIVWTLQNLLAPGADYKDVFYTLPLACRKNIGRAGTFLTEDDCAQVDKVVRATEMYKDPAKGAPKNVDYCDNGTPTSVYRQDFESRNDGWEFEGNWLLSSETGFERLATTGEDSAVAWTVAGDNISLTQQEAVTIPEGAFARFDNMYLLNSGDGAALEYSTDGGATWKPAAELPNVNGEDTPVDSIGGKSFSGNSNGFGGTRYDLSSLAGQDVKFRFRAASVTSDSAWWVDNFKIYTCG, from the coding sequence ATGGCGACGCCGGCCAACGCGGGATCGCTGACAAGTCCCGCGTTCGGTAAGAAGCCCGACGCCGTCGTGCAGCAGCGTGGAAACGACGGCACGGTGCGCGTCATCGAGGCCAAGGGCGGCACCATCGCGCGTCCGAAGGGAGTCTCCGCCAAGGCCAAGCCTGAGCAGGCCGCCAAGGCGCACCTCGACCGCTTCGCGAGCGCGTTCGGTGTGTCGAGCAAGGAGCTGAAGCACAAGAGCACCGTCGAGCTCGACAACGGCACGGCCGTCCGCTTCGAGCGCACCCACCAGGGCATCGAGGTCATCGCGGGCGAGGTGGTCGTCTCCCTCGACAAGTCCAACAACCTCGAGTTCATCGTGGGTGAGGTGGGCGCTACGCCCAGCAAGCCCTTCCCCAAGGGCGTTCTCAACGAGAGCAAGGCGCAGGCCGTGGCCAAGCAGGTCGTGGCCAAGCGGGAGAAGCTCTCGTCGGCCTCCGGCCTGAAGGCCAAGCTCGAGGGCAAGGCCTGGTACGACCCGCAGGTTCTCGGCGTTCCGGGGCAGGAAGGTGTCCGGCCGGTCTACAAGCTGAAGGTCACCGACCCGTCCAACATCGAGCTGCAGTACCAGGTCCTCGTCAACGCCTCCACGCTCAAGGTCGAGCTGGCCTACAACACCGTCCAGCACGCCATCAACCGCGTGGTGTGTGACGCTGAGGGCCAGGTGGTCAGCGACTACACCTGCGGCGTCGGCCTGCCGGTCACGCGGGCCGAGGGTGACGGTCCGTCGTCGGTGGAAGACGTCAACAACGTCTACGACTTCTTCTACGACACCTCGGTTCGGTTCGCCAGCTACGTCAACGTTGACGTGACGCAGCTGATCGGAGCGGACTACGGCGACGGCCGCGGTCAGGCTCTGCGTGGCACGGTCCGCATCTGCGCCGAGAACCAGTGCCCGTTCCAGAACGCGTTCTGGGACGGTCAGCAGATGGTCTTCGGTGAGGGCCTGGCGGCCGACGACGTCACCGCCCACGAGCTGGGCCACGGCGTCACCCAGGCGACCGCCAACCTCGCGTACCTGTTCCAGTCGGGCGCCATCAACGAGGGTCTGTCGGACTTCTGGGGCGAGATCGTCGACCAGAACAACGGCAGCGATGACGACACCGACGAGAACCGGTGGAAGATCGGCGAGGGGACGAGCATCGGGGTCATCCGCGACATGGCCGACCCGACCAGCCTGGGTCAGCCGGACCGGATGACGTCCGACCTGTGGGACGACGACCCGGCGCTCTGGGACAACGGCGGTGTCCACACCAACAGCGGTGTCTTCAACAAGGCCGCGTACCTGATGGTCGACGGCGGTAGCTTCAACGGCTACGACATCCGCGGCCTCGGTCCGGCCAAGTCCGCCAAGATCGTGTGGACGCTGCAGAACCTCCTCGCGCCGGGCGCCGACTACAAGGACGTCTTCTACACCCTGCCGCTGGCCTGCCGGAAGAACATCGGTCGTGCCGGCACGTTCCTGACCGAGGACGACTGCGCCCAGGTCGACAAGGTCGTCCGCGCGACCGAGATGTACAAGGACCCGGCGAAGGGTGCCCCGAAGAACGTCGACTACTGCGACAACGGCACTCCGACCTCCGTCTACCGCCAGGACTTCGAGTCCCGGAACGACGGCTGGGAGTTCGAGGGCAACTGGCTGCTCTCCAGCGAGACCGGCTTCGAGCGGCTGGCGACCACCGGCGAGGACTCCGCGGTGGCCTGGACTGTCGCCGGTGACAACATCTCGCTGACCCAGCAGGAGGCGGTGACGATTCCGGAGGGTGCCTTCGCCCGGTTCGACAACATGTACCTGCTCAACTCGGGCGACGGTGCCGCGCTGGAGTACTCGACGGACGGCGGCGCCACCTGGAAGCCGGCCGCTGAGCTGCCGAACGTGAACGGTGAGGACACGCCCGTCGACTCGATCGGCGGCAAGAGCTTCTCCGGCAACTCGAACGGCTTCGGCGGTACCCGGTACGACCTCTCCAGCCTGGCTGGGCAGGACGTGAAGTTCCGGTTCCGTGCCGCGTCCGTCACGTCGGACTCCGCTTGGTGGGTCGACAACTTCAAGATCTACACCTGCGGCTGA
- a CDS encoding winged helix-turn-helix transcriptional regulator, translated as MGLGKNYEGQECSLARALELIGERWTFLVIRDAFYGVRRFGDFLAHLDMPRAVLSQRLQRLVEAGVMEKRRYQDSPPRDEYVLTEMGRDLWPALLALASWGERHLADGRPRRLFVHLGCGGHLTGSPVCPACGDQVPPESVEMRPGPGAESTREDPVSRALRRPHRLLEPLTEH; from the coding sequence GTGGGGTTGGGCAAGAACTACGAAGGACAGGAGTGCTCCCTCGCCCGCGCGCTGGAGCTCATCGGTGAGCGCTGGACGTTCCTGGTGATTCGCGACGCCTTCTACGGCGTTCGCCGCTTCGGCGACTTCCTCGCCCACCTGGACATGCCGCGGGCCGTGCTCTCCCAGCGACTCCAGAGGCTGGTCGAGGCCGGCGTGATGGAAAAGCGCCGGTACCAGGACAGCCCGCCCCGCGACGAGTACGTGCTCACCGAGATGGGACGCGACCTCTGGCCGGCGCTGCTCGCGCTGGCCAGCTGGGGCGAGCGGCACCTCGCGGACGGCCGCCCTCGCCGTCTGTTCGTCCACCTCGGCTGCGGGGGACACCTCACCGGGAGCCCGGTCTGTCCCGCCTGCGGCGACCAGGTCCCGCCTGAGAGCGTGGAGATGCGGCCTGGTCCCGGTGCCGAGTCGACGCGAGAGGACCCGGTGAGCCGAGCCCTGCGCCGTCCCCACCGCCTTCTGGAGCCGCTCACCGAGCACTGA
- a CDS encoding M4 family metallopeptidase encodes MGDSVKYRRTVGGLAALATVVSGSALVALATPSYAGSTTGPSFVSDAGGATAGRGPGLVSVLKRDDGSILGIQAKDNPIEAPRGTSSSPKEAAKAHLERFAPRLGVSASDFKPVTTAKVPGGSTVRMQQHIDGLPVVAGEVVVSLDREGRLEALLGETTKGTVEKAKSPLSQAKAATIARRYVAKKAGVSADSLRVRSEGRWIYNPALLGAPGAPVNRETFKFRVSSRNAMVDYTVFVDLGFKSVALAYSNNHAGLNRQVCDLNNTDVGTLDGAACDGTTVPYARQEGDAPTGVDEVDNVYDRLGEVAKWYASYVNLDVSAFIGGQEKSLKATARACVSQSHNGCPMANAFWSDGIGGVVFGDGVSALDVVGHEVTHGVTSHTSSLYYVYQSGALNESISDTMGELIDLAAHPEKRGTDQAWLIGEENTQPGIDKPWRSMKDPTAYDQPDTMTSPLWNDDPELWDNGGVHTNSGVGNKAAYLIAEGDSFNGYDVRGLGLAKTFKIYWTASNLLTSGSDYKDLFHVLPLACRKNIGRPGTHITEDDCAQVDKAVRATEMYKDASKGAPVATPYCEEGETVRASYSQGFDEAPSDWTLAGGAGMVMSDWGVDYVNRGEDALGLFTETGRVDSSTATSEALSIPANSKLRIDYASLMAWSRPQPGASAKLEYNDGSGWKDASALPGSVNGGPWSLHSNGWSSAKYDLSSLAGKQVQFRFTVSGVSGDAQDPVSLLFLDNFKIYTCG; translated from the coding sequence ATGGGGGATTCAGTGAAGTACCGACGCACGGTCGGTGGCTTGGCTGCGCTGGCGACCGTCGTCAGCGGTAGCGCACTCGTGGCGCTGGCCACCCCGTCCTACGCCGGATCGACGACAGGCCCCAGCTTCGTCTCCGACGCGGGCGGCGCTACCGCAGGACGTGGACCTGGACTGGTGAGCGTCCTGAAGCGTGACGACGGCTCGATCCTCGGTATCCAGGCCAAAGACAACCCGATCGAGGCGCCGCGTGGCACCTCGTCCTCGCCGAAGGAAGCGGCAAAGGCTCACCTCGAGCGTTTCGCGCCGCGCCTTGGTGTCTCGGCTTCGGACTTTAAGCCGGTCACCACGGCGAAGGTGCCTGGTGGTAGCACCGTCCGGATGCAGCAGCACATTGACGGGCTTCCCGTCGTGGCCGGCGAGGTCGTGGTCTCGCTCGACCGCGAGGGCCGTTTGGAGGCGCTGCTCGGCGAAACGACCAAGGGCACGGTCGAGAAGGCGAAGAGCCCGCTGAGCCAGGCGAAGGCGGCGACGATCGCGCGCCGGTACGTCGCCAAGAAGGCCGGTGTCTCCGCGGACAGCCTCCGGGTGCGAAGCGAGGGCCGTTGGATCTACAACCCAGCGTTGCTCGGGGCGCCGGGTGCGCCGGTCAACCGCGAGACGTTCAAGTTCCGCGTCTCGAGCCGGAACGCGATGGTCGACTACACCGTCTTCGTCGACCTCGGGTTCAAGAGCGTCGCCCTGGCGTACAGCAACAACCACGCGGGTCTGAACCGACAGGTCTGTGACCTGAACAACACCGACGTCGGGACCCTCGACGGTGCGGCGTGCGACGGCACCACCGTGCCGTACGCCCGTCAGGAAGGCGACGCCCCGACCGGCGTGGACGAGGTCGACAACGTCTACGACCGTCTGGGCGAGGTGGCCAAGTGGTACGCGTCGTACGTCAACCTCGACGTCTCGGCGTTCATCGGTGGGCAGGAGAAGTCGCTGAAGGCGACGGCGCGGGCCTGCGTCTCTCAGTCCCACAACGGCTGCCCCATGGCCAACGCCTTCTGGAGCGACGGCATTGGCGGGGTGGTGTTCGGTGACGGCGTGAGCGCGCTCGACGTCGTCGGGCACGAGGTCACGCACGGTGTCACCTCGCACACGTCCAGCCTCTACTACGTCTACCAGTCGGGTGCGCTCAACGAGTCGATCTCCGACACCATGGGTGAGCTGATCGACCTCGCGGCGCACCCGGAGAAGCGGGGCACCGACCAGGCGTGGCTCATCGGCGAGGAGAACACCCAGCCGGGCATCGACAAGCCGTGGCGGAGCATGAAGGACCCGACCGCCTACGACCAGCCCGACACCATGACCTCGCCGCTGTGGAACGACGACCCCGAGCTCTGGGACAACGGCGGTGTCCACACCAACAGCGGTGTCGGCAACAAGGCCGCCTACCTGATCGCCGAGGGCGACAGCTTCAACGGCTACGACGTTCGTGGCCTGGGTCTGGCCAAGACGTTCAAGATCTACTGGACGGCGTCGAACCTCCTGACGTCTGGCTCCGACTACAAGGACCTGTTCCACGTCCTGCCGCTGGCGTGCCGGAAGAACATCGGCCGGCCCGGTACGCACATCACGGAGGATGACTGCGCCCAGGTCGACAAGGCGGTCCGGGCCACGGAGATGTACAAGGACGCGTCGAAGGGCGCGCCCGTTGCCACGCCGTACTGCGAGGAGGGTGAGACCGTTCGGGCTTCCTACTCGCAGGGCTTCGACGAGGCGCCGTCCGACTGGACCCTGGCCGGCGGTGCCGGGATGGTGATGTCCGACTGGGGTGTCGACTACGTGAACCGTGGCGAGGATGCCCTCGGTCTGTTCACCGAGACCGGTCGGGTCGACAGCAGCACGGCGACGTCTGAGGCGTTGTCGATTCCGGCCAACAGCAAGCTGCGGATCGACTACGCGTCGCTCATGGCGTGGAGCCGGCCGCAGCCGGGTGCGAGCGCCAAGCTGGAGTACAACGACGGCTCCGGCTGGAAGGACGCCAGCGCTCTGCCGGGTTCGGTGAACGGTGGTCCGTGGTCGCTGCACTCCAACGGCTGGTCGTCGGCGAAGTACGACCTGTCCAGCTTGGCCGGTAAGCAGGTGCAGTTCCGGTTCACCGTGAGCGGTGTCTCGGGCGACGCGCAGGACCCGGTGTCGCTGCTGTTCCTCGACAACTTCAAGATCTACACCTGCGGCTGA
- a CDS encoding urocanate hydratase, with the protein MTHDTHLSVPRTVTAPRGATLHARGWQQEAALRMLQNTLDPEVAEHPDDLVVYGGTGKAARDWASFDALVRTLEWLADDETMLVQSGRPVGVLRTHEWAPRVLIANSHLVPEWATWEEFRRLETLGLTMYGQMTAGSWIYIGTQGILQGTYETFAAVAARLEGQDGSLAGTVTLTAGLGGMGGAQPLAVTMNGGVALCVECDPSRIERRLAQGYLDVWAESLDEASRLVERARQERRSLSVGVLGNAAEVVPLLLARGLPVDIVTDQTSAHDPLRYLPLGVAFEDWKTLRHRDPDGLVERARESMARHVDAMVGFLDAGAAVFEYGNSLREEARRGGATRAFDIPGFVAAYIRPLFCAGKGPFRWVALSGDPADIARTDQAVLELFPDNEPLVRWIRLARERVTFQGLPARICWLGYGERDRAGLRFNDMVASGELKAPVVIGRDHLDCGSVASPYRETEAMLDGSDAIADWPVLNAMVNVASGASWVSLHHGGGVGIGRSIHAGQVCVADGTPLAAQKLERVLTNDPALGVLRHVDAGYARAERVAEAGGLVVPTRDHGRLGDGGP; encoded by the coding sequence ATGACGCACGACACCCACCTCAGCGTGCCCCGCACGGTCACCGCGCCGCGGGGGGCGACTCTGCACGCCCGAGGCTGGCAGCAGGAAGCGGCGCTGCGGATGCTGCAGAACACCCTCGACCCCGAGGTGGCCGAGCACCCAGACGACCTGGTGGTCTATGGCGGCACGGGGAAGGCCGCGCGGGACTGGGCGAGCTTCGACGCGCTCGTCCGGACCTTGGAGTGGCTGGCGGACGACGAGACGATGCTCGTCCAGTCGGGTCGCCCCGTCGGCGTCCTGCGGACGCACGAGTGGGCGCCTCGCGTGCTGATCGCCAACTCCCACCTGGTTCCCGAGTGGGCCACCTGGGAGGAGTTCCGGCGGCTCGAGACGCTCGGCCTGACGATGTACGGCCAGATGACCGCCGGCTCCTGGATCTACATCGGAACCCAGGGCATCCTCCAGGGCACGTACGAGACGTTCGCCGCCGTCGCGGCGCGACTCGAAGGGCAGGACGGCTCCCTGGCGGGCACGGTGACGTTGACCGCTGGGCTCGGCGGCATGGGCGGCGCGCAGCCGTTGGCGGTCACCATGAACGGCGGTGTCGCGCTGTGCGTCGAGTGCGACCCGTCCCGGATCGAGCGTCGTCTCGCCCAGGGCTACCTCGACGTGTGGGCCGAGTCGCTCGACGAGGCCTCGCGCCTGGTCGAGCGGGCCCGGCAGGAACGCCGGTCGCTGTCGGTCGGCGTCCTCGGCAACGCCGCCGAGGTGGTGCCTCTCCTCCTCGCCCGAGGGCTGCCGGTCGACATCGTGACCGACCAGACGTCCGCGCACGACCCGCTGCGCTACCTGCCGCTCGGGGTCGCGTTCGAGGACTGGAAGACGCTGCGCCATCGGGACCCGGACGGGCTCGTCGAGCGCGCACGAGAGTCCATGGCCCGGCACGTCGACGCCATGGTGGGCTTCCTCGACGCGGGTGCCGCGGTCTTCGAGTACGGCAACTCCCTGCGCGAGGAGGCTCGCCGGGGTGGTGCCACCCGCGCGTTCGACATCCCCGGCTTCGTCGCCGCGTACATCAGGCCCCTGTTCTGCGCCGGCAAGGGGCCGTTCCGGTGGGTGGCGCTCTCGGGCGATCCAGCGGACATCGCCCGGACCGACCAGGCGGTGCTCGAGCTGTTCCCCGACAACGAGCCGCTCGTCCGATGGATTCGGCTGGCGCGCGAGCGGGTCACGTTCCAAGGGCTGCCTGCTCGCATCTGCTGGCTGGGGTACGGCGAGCGGGACCGCGCTGGCCTGCGCTTCAACGACATGGTGGCGTCCGGAGAGCTCAAGGCTCCCGTCGTCATCGGGCGGGACCACCTGGACTGTGGGTCCGTCGCCTCGCCGTACCGCGAGACCGAGGCGATGCTCGACGGATCGGACGCGATCGCCGACTGGCCTGTGCTCAACGCGATGGTGAACGTCGCGAGTGGGGCCTCGTGGGTGTCGCTGCACCACGGCGGCGGGGTGGGCATCGGCCGCTCGATCCACGCGGGGCAGGTGTGCGTCGCCGACGGGACGCCACTGGCGGCGCAGAAGCTGGAGCGGGTCCTCACCAACGACCCCGCCCTCGGTGTGCTGCGACACGTCGACGCCGGCTACGCGCGGGCGGAGCGGGTCGCCGAGGCTGGTGGGCTGGTCGTTCCGACCCGCGACCACGGTCGGCTCGGAGACGGTGGCCCGTGA
- a CDS encoding MFS transporter: MTVAAAQVPAAPAGARTTLVMSCAAVFLVMVNYTVPAVTLPVTAADLRAGVTGPAWILNGLVLGLSALLLVAGVIADEYGRRRTYLVGMLLFALASVGAAIASRTATFVTARVLQGAASAALLAAGLGAVGHAYPAGPPRLKATSSYGAMVGLGVLAGPFVAAGITTVAGWRATYGALAVVAAVLALLGAGLLPESRAERPRRLDVAGVVTLSLGLTALVTGLTEGRLGWTRPLVPASFELAAVLLVAFTLIERHRTEPLLELVLFRTPLFAIATGGALVSGITVMAVMTFLPNVVQLAHGISPIGAALLFGLWSGVSFLVSLQARRVPLAGRSQLGLGLTLAVVGYLPLLGVGDHWSPVRVVIGLLVAGVGSGLINAALAYLAVASVPPGQSGMGAGANNTARYVGSALGVAAISSVVGAYGLSRGIDVALVTCIAVVPVVVLAGLRLRIASEDRSRGSLPRMW, translated from the coding sequence GTGACCGTCGCTGCTGCTCAGGTTCCCGCCGCTCCGGCTGGGGCGCGCACCACTCTGGTGATGTCGTGCGCGGCCGTCTTCCTCGTCATGGTCAACTACACGGTCCCAGCCGTGACACTCCCGGTGACCGCGGCCGACCTCCGCGCGGGCGTCACCGGGCCCGCGTGGATCCTCAACGGCCTCGTCCTCGGCTTGTCCGCGCTGCTGCTGGTCGCTGGAGTCATCGCTGACGAGTACGGGCGCCGTCGCACGTACCTCGTCGGCATGCTGCTGTTCGCGCTCGCGAGCGTGGGCGCCGCGATCGCCTCTCGAACCGCCACCTTCGTCACCGCGCGGGTGCTGCAAGGCGCGGCGAGCGCCGCGTTGCTCGCCGCTGGGCTGGGTGCGGTGGGTCACGCCTACCCTGCTGGTCCCCCGCGGTTGAAGGCCACCAGCTCCTACGGTGCGATGGTCGGGCTCGGCGTTCTCGCCGGCCCGTTCGTCGCGGCCGGTATCACCACCGTCGCCGGGTGGCGGGCCACCTACGGGGCGCTCGCCGTCGTCGCCGCTGTGCTTGCGCTCCTCGGCGCCGGTCTGTTGCCCGAATCACGCGCCGAGCGGCCCCGCCGCCTCGACGTCGCCGGTGTCGTCACGCTCAGCCTCGGTCTCACCGCACTCGTCACCGGTCTCACCGAGGGGCGGCTCGGCTGGACGCGGCCCCTCGTCCCGGCCAGCTTCGAGCTCGCCGCTGTCCTGCTCGTCGCGTTCACGCTGATCGAGCGGCACCGAACGGAACCACTGCTCGAGCTGGTGCTGTTCCGCACTCCGCTCTTCGCCATCGCCACCGGTGGGGCGCTCGTCTCCGGCATCACGGTCATGGCTGTCATGACGTTCCTGCCGAACGTGGTGCAGCTCGCTCACGGGATCTCGCCGATCGGAGCCGCTCTGCTGTTCGGTCTGTGGTCCGGCGTCTCGTTCCTCGTCTCCCTCCAGGCCCGGAGGGTGCCACTCGCCGGTCGCTCCCAGCTCGGTCTCGGCTTGACCCTCGCCGTCGTCGGGTACCTCCCGCTGCTCGGCGTCGGCGACCACTGGTCTCCCGTGCGGGTCGTCATCGGCCTGCTCGTCGCTGGGGTCGGCAGCGGCCTCATCAACGCGGCCCTCGCCTACCTCGCCGTCGCGAGCGTCCCGCCCGGCCAGAGCGGTATGGGGGCTGGTGCCAACAACACCGCTCGCTACGTCGGCTCCGCCCTCGGTGTGGCCGCGATCTCGTCCGTCGTCGGCGCGTACGGCTTGAGTCGCGGAATCGACGTTGCTCTGGTGACCTGCATCGCCGTCGTCCCCGTCGTCGTCCTCGCCGGCCTGCGCCTCAGGATCGCGTCTGAGGATCGCTCCCGAGGATCGCTCCCGAGGATGTGGTGA